The sequence CAGGTGTATGGGGTTGCTGTAATTAGTGGTTGTTCAGTGTGTTAGTTCTCACAGTAACTGAGCACTTGCCTCCAAATTGCCGCATTGACGGACATTTCAAACGTATCAATGTATCAGGAAACTTTGCATTCGTTTGACTACCTGAGCCTGCAATGTGTCAGCTGGCAGCCTGGGGAGAAGTTACCGGAGGAATCAGGCCGGCACTTACATTGCACATAGTGTAACCGGAGGTATGGTCAACAGACAAAAAGTGACACATTGTGAGtgctcattacccagaatccctggctgcagtagatgAAGCTAAGTAGATAAGGCTGgtaacccgctgcggccggcggggcaCGCGGCCGCGCGGCCGCAAACCACCAGACCCCTGTccgaatggtccctgcccccgctgcctccttccggcagggctgactacgtactgtgacgcgtcagccggccgatgctgcaagattcttgtgaatttcggcgctgacgcgtcacgtggtacgcgagtcagccaatggggatgAGTTGGGAGGGAAGGAGATAGATGTGAGGcaccttgggcggggagcagggaaggagctgcgggttaaagtgtgtgagtgtgtatgtatgtgtgtgtatgtatgtgtgtgtgtgggggggtggatggcaccACGACcagatcccgcccccctccctcccactcccgcccctctgcctcccccctccctcccactcccgcctccctcccactccggctcccggctccctacagaccgcatatcgcggtctgtgtctgtcagcgccccgcctgtctgcagtgcgggcgcgctgactgagggagcggggccttagccatagagataatggggaaaggcagggttgcagacccatCTGTGACGTGCAAATGCAGCACAAgaggtatttttattttctgtaaacGGCATGTATCATTCATCTATGTTCATCATTCTTTCCATATGTGATGGGTATTATATTTATCGCCAAAAGATATGCAAGTCATCAACTTGCTCCTTCTTAAAATAACGCAGTTGTACTCATTCTGATGCCATCCTTCAAAATGTGATACTGAGCAATATGgtggtattattattatcattattattattattattattatttataaagcgccaacatTTTCCGTGgcacggtacaatgggggtacagagatgtGATCAtcacataaacagagttacatacaaataagcaCAAACAGGttcaaaaggtaatgagggcccatGCTCGGGAGAGATTATAATCTATAGAACCACACATTTTATAGGCTACACCAGGCTATTATCAGGCCTACATTGGTTGAGCAAACCATTGGGGTCATTAAGAATGGCGCTACTGTACACACGTGCTACAGCAAGTTGATTGGTTTCTTACCACGTGGTAACATTACCAATTGTTATGTGGTGACCCAAGGTCTTTTAAAAGGCCTGGGCTCTAATATTACACCGGACGTGAGCGGTAACATCCAGCGgctgaagataaagaaagaagatctcaatgagaaaaaagaaagaaaagaagaaaacaagATTTAACGAAAATATTCACTAAATCTGAGGAATCATGGATTCTAGCAAGCTTGAGACTACATCACAGCTGTCTCTGATTGCCGTGGGTCTTACAAAGAGGCCATCGGACCTGTGTTTACATGTAGGCCACTGGGCCTGATattactaaggggcctatgctataagcgtcgataagccacttatcgagcacttgtCGGCCAAAAtgtctactgctattcagtaagcctcgataagtgggcgataaaggtaTGAATCGACAAAAATGTCAGCCGCCATAAAATAATCGCTGGGTGAACGGCGATAAGCcatttatcggcaggttctgaaactcgtgcactTTTAGTAGCCGTGATTACAGCTGctccgacgagtattctaaaacttgccttaaacttgccttggaaaatctggatcTATCAccaagtacatgctgggtacatgctgggtacatgcagggtacatgcagggtacatgcttggtacatgcagggtacatgctgggtacatgctgggtacatgcagggtacatgcagggtacatgctgggcacatgctgggtacatgcagggtacatgctgggtacatgcagggtacatgctgggtacatgctgggcacatgctgcaacatttcagtgacatttctgcagcgaTTAATGGCCCAaatgattaacacagcaggggtacctggcagtcccattcagtgtgaatgggactgccagggacccccgctgttattccgatgggccattagtctgtctgcagaaatgtcactgaaatgttgcagcatgtacccagcatgtacccagcatgtacccagcatgtacccagcatgtacccagcatgtaaccagcatgtaaccagcatgtacccagcatgtacctgggtcttgctggtgattgccccagatttgttttagaatactcgtcggcgctacAGTAGGTTTTCGAGGCCTATcagggctctagaatggcgagtttcttcCAAAATCCTCATACCAGGAAAatttggcgtgaggctggtgagaacctTCTGAGAGGCGACAAGATAGGACttagaaataaaaatgcttttttttcccgcatcggattcatgccgggggtctccggagctgatacccattaatatatTGCATTTCTCAGGGattttcatgtttatttttttttctatctttacatttatttttctcagatgttgtattgtattgtattgtatgtctttatttatatagcgccattaatgcacatagcgcttcacagcagtaattcatgtggtaatcaaataaataacagataatataaataacagatcatgggaataagtgctttagacataaaagtaacatttcggaagaggagtcccttccccgaggagcttacagtctaattggtaggcagagagaacgtacagagacagtaggagggagttctgctaagtgcatctgcagggggccaagctttatgtatcatgtgttcagaatagccacagtgctattcatatgtttctttaagcaagtgtgtcttaagttgggtcttaaaggtggatagagagggtgctagtcgggtactgaggggaagggcattccagaggtgtggggcagtcagtgaaaaaggcttaaggcgggagagggctttagatacaaagggggtagaaagaagacacccttgagaagaacgcaagagtctggatggttcataacgagaaattagggctgagatgcaaggaggggcagaagagtgtaaagctttaaaagtgaggagaagaatggagtgtgagatgcaggatttgatcggaagccaggagagggatttcaggaggggagacgctgagacagatctaggagagagtagagtgattctggcagcagcatttaggatatattgtaggggagacaggtgagaggcaaaaaagccggacagcaggaggttacagtaatcaagacgggagagaatcagggcctgagtcagagttttagctgtcgagcaacagaggaaagggcgtatctttgttatattgcggaggaaaaagcgacaggttttagaaatgttttgaatgtgaggggcgaatgtgacccctaggcagcgtgcttgggctactgggtgaatgattgtagttccaatagtaatgtggaaggaggtagtagggccagatttgggaggaagtatgaggagctctgttttagccatgttgagtttaaggcatcggagggccatccaggatgatatagcagagagacattcagaaactttggtttgtacagcaggtgtaaggtcgggtgttgaaaagtatatttgtgtgtcgtcagaatagaggtgataattaaacccaaaatatgttattaggtcacctagagagagtgtgtacagagaaaagagaagaggtcccaggacagagccctggggtacccccacagagagatcaatagaggaggaggaggtgttagcagaagagacactgaaagtacgatgggagaggtaagaagagatccagAAGAATGTTCCCAGCTGGGTCCTATTTTAAGTCTCTTATGATTATGATCAGCTGATTCTCAGACCCTTCATCCTGTGGCCGCAGGAAGTGGGGGGTGGTGACATATTCCACACTggtataaatattaatatattgtAGCTTATGTAAATATCACATTATTacacattattttattattaaagtcTGCATCATTCGCTGGAGAAAAAGTAACATCTTCAGTACTTTGTATAGTGGATCTGGATCAGTGTATAGTGGATCTGGATCAGTGTATAGTGCATATGGGGTTCATGTgttggttccctgcttcagcatagcccaggaagaaaggtaaatgggcatagggatgcaaagtgtcccgGTAACTATGTGGGCTCCCTAGGTTAAAGGGGGAAGCTTAGTTAATGCCCCGGTCAACCAGAACCTGCATTGGGGTTCATGGGttagttccctgcttcagcacagcccagaaaggtaaatgtggCATAGGGATGCAAAGTGGCCgtgtaactataaggggtccctaggttaagagggatacccagttactgcccaggtcacccagaactggTATAGAGGTTCATGGGTTggcttccatgcttcagcacagtcagAAAAAGGaagcacagggatgaaaagtgttcctgtagctgtGGGGATTCCTAGATACATAGGAGTACCacagttagtgccaaggtgtcccagaacctTTATTGGGTTTGTGGTCTGTGGAAGTTCCATTTAAGTatagaaaaacctgacctgtttaggggctTTTGGGGTTCCATGTGTCGTAGAAAATCCAGATTTTGGGAGTGTAccatttaggtgggatatttgggtaataATGTATTCCTTTTATTTGCAGGAATTCGGTAGGCCAAGCCAGGGGGTCCCCTGATTATCCCCgacgtgcaggcactatttgtgggtTCACAGGGTGAATGACATTGGCGCTGCACCGTGTCCCAAGACACCTGGGTTTTGAGCCCAGATatccccaactaatttcccaaacgtatataaggttccccaagggttatactttattaaagtatggtttatagggtgttatactgtatgtataaaaatccatgcagtcaGCCTAAGCATTTGCATAGGAGCCAGGATATCTGCCTAGCCATCTGGGCCCAAAGGAAACCCCGGTTGTCAGAGGTGTCAGGCCATTTTGGTTCTGtaagacttggaggagcctgtcGCCACGGGTGGCATTAAGGAACCAGggacagaggtgccaagttgAATATGTCCCATGGTTGATTCAGCTTTCCAGCTTACCCTGTTTTTTCTACCGGctcatctctgattggctgctgcgaAAGTTCTCACGCTTCTGAtggggctgtagtattttgtgaatggggtcagaaataatataaaaatcCATGCACCCATCAGATTTGAGTTTCCAGTTTCAGGTCTCCAGTCTCCAGCAAGAAAGAGGACATtgcgggctaagtcccggtcaggggaaGTCCTTATTTAGAATTCCCTGTATCTAGGAGAGTCTAGTtatttttaccccagttcccaagtaagggTGTCTTTTTacctgtagtttgtgtatcattgtgtgtctgcCTTTTCCTGTTAATAAATTTACCATTTATTTCATTTACCTGTTTGGCTCAATGTACAAtcctggtataaaggtgtaaatgccttgtTTCCAGTGACAGAGATTGAGGCCTGATTTTTATTTCCCATTTGCTGTTCTGGTGGCTCCTTAGTACTGTGCAAGAGTGAAAGATATGAAGAAAAAGAAGACTGGCCTGGATATCGTtctcacagtgacctggagtcaGTTAGGCCGGTCAAACAAAGTGCACAAGGATGAAACAGCTGAGTTTGGTCCAGCGATTCTGATTTGTCCCTGTCCCAGGGCTTTAGCTGGGCAATGCACAAGCAATAGGAAGCCACATAATAAAATGGAAAGGAAGCTAAAAGTGACACTTCCACGAGTACTCATTTACATGCCACTTCCCAGAATCCTGTTGTGCAACTTAACTACTGCATGACCTAATAATAGGGCTAATGAAGTCGATTTGGCTACTGGTGGAAGACATGTTGATACATTCATGGGTAGATAcagtaatattatattattatatgtattattatatatatatatatatatatatatatatatatatatatatatatatatatacatatatatatatatatatatatatatatatatatatatatatattatatattttttttattattgtattttttttgcagCCTCCTAGATCCCTGATCTGTTTTATATCCTGTGTTGAAGCATAGCTTGTCGGTTACAAATAATGGCCAGGGTTGCTGGGCCTTTACATTGCTAAAGGGGAATTCGTTGTGGGTGCTGTGTAAACCAGTAGCACCATTTAGCTGTATCCCTCTACTTtatgtttaaaataaaacatgtttTCCAAACGACTTTATTAATAAGTAATTACAATGATTTGGGGTTACAAGATCTATGAGACATGTACTAATTTCTGTCAGCCATGGAAAATTCTGTATCCTTTAAACTGACCAGATAATGAGGTGCTTTAACCATTTGTAAAGTTCTATTTTATAATCACTACTGACAGAAAAACATGAGTGCAAAGCAGACACCAATCACAAGCAATGGACCACAGGCTGGAAAGTACCATCGCCAGCATTGTTAGGGTTCCATGTCTGTTCCATATTGCAACCTCAGAGAACCACACAGGACCACTGACTACATTTACTGCTGGTGTTCTCTCCACCGCTAGGATTAGATTGTTCTGGGATTGTGACAGGTAGAAGCTTCCGCAGATTCAATGGATATGTTTCCTAATGAGCAGACGGCCATTCATTTCTTGTTGGGTGGCATTTGTTGAATTCTAGACCTGTAAATAAAGATtgtgttatttgttttattaatGTTGTGATTATTGTCAGGCAATGGACTATTAACTATGGGGACAGGGGTGCACCCTTACAGGGGCGAGAGATCAAAGCGAACACAGCTTGTTGTGTCACACTAGGAATTGGTTATTAAGCTGTGATCGCCCCATTTAGCGCTCTATATCATGGAAACTCCCACGGGTCCTTCTTATGTTAGACTCTGCATTGTGTTACCTCCGGTTACTCAGGTATTCACATCTGCTCACCGTTGGGTCGACACACTGCATCTGGCAGCCTTGGTTGCAGCACTTCTGCTCGTCAGGACACTGGATGTCATTGTCACACTTTTGTGGGCGAAGTCCCAGTAAACAAGGAAAAAATAGCAGCACTGAGGGACAAGATCCAGGTTTCTCTATAACACAGACAAGTGAGAGTGACTGCAATGGGAATTTATGACCGTTAATGTCCAATTAaaagtaatattatatatatatatatatatatatatatatatatatatatatatatatatatatagcaactgtaaatattactgtatgttcatttgcatgtcttagacaggtctgcaaccctatctttccccattgtcacccagcatacagcgcttccactgcagcaagtgattctgggaaatgacatgcaaatgagcactcagtgccaccttttgtctcaagctcgtattacaaaagccaatcctcaagccaatgcatgctgttttaaacacagcttttaaacagaggctgggatgagatgcaaagccattagacctactcacatacatgtttcaaccttgatgggtatcatcagtgtgaggctggtcttaatggcaaagcaggtttgagactagactaggtaatcaccactgtcattaaggttatggtgggtaacaaagtgacaaaaacccttcacagtaaagcataaagcaactgtaaatattactgtatgttcatttgcatgtcttagacaggtttgcaaccctgtctttccccattgtcacccagcatacagcgcttccactgcagcaagggattctgggaaatgacatgcaaatgagcactcagtgccaccttttgtctcaagctcgtattacaaaagccaatcctcaagccaatgcatgctgttttaaacacagcttttaaacagaggctgggatgagatgcaaagccattagacctactcacatacatgtttcaaccttgatgggtatcatcagtgtgaggctggtcttaatggcaaagcaggtttgagactagactaggtaatcaccactgtcattaaggttatggtgggtaaaaaagtgacaaaaacccttcacagtaaagcataaagcaactgtaaatattactgtatgttcatttgcatgtcttagacaggtctgcaaccctgtctttccccattgtcacccagcatacagcgcttccactgcagcaagggattctgggaaatgacaagcaaatgagcactcagtgccaccttttgtctcaagctcgtattacacaagccaatcctcaagccaatgcatactgttttaaacacagcttttagacagaggctggcaTGAGATGCATAGCCATTAGACCCATATATTGTACAGTTTTGACTTAATACATAAGGTATAACTCTATTCTGTCCATGTTGGAGAATATAGCATTTTCCCTATAAACCACAGCGTGGTGTTACTGTCGTAGTTTTAAAATGATGGTAACTCTTTAGAAATAGTCTGctattgtgacggtgagggggtacccaggccaataataacgGTATTATGCCCGGattggtgcccctgagccatattggggatttgtgaagtgtcagctctgcagcccagttATGGTATGTAAACCGTATTGCCATAAAAATGTGTGGGTGTCTTTCTATTCCAGGCGTATCAACCAGCgaggagttccctgcttcagcacagaccagaatagtaagaccgggcaggtgAATCAATCACATTCAAAGGTTCCCCCGGTAAATGCCCAGAACCCAGAGTGGGGTTCAGTGAATCTCCCACCAGCTATAAGGGGGTGAGAGAAATGCATTTACTACGTTTAGAGTATGTAATGTAGAGATGATTTCCCTGTGACAGTggaaagaaaatgtttttaaagtCCAGCGCTTAGCAAGGTGTTAGCGGCTTTCGGCTAACCTCTGTTAGGAAGGTCCCCTAAGGGGGAAGGTCCCCTGTTAGAAAGCTCCTAGAGcgctgaaacttgctgtgtgCGTCGGTCGGGGAGAAACATGAAAAACCCTGTAACTCAATTTTTATAAGTTTATATAACAATTGGTGAATGAAAATCCCCCTATTTTATTTGTTCCAACATGTCAGGCACATTTGGTCTTTCATTCAAAACACCAGAGACCGGGAAAAACTCATTTTATGATCGTGCTCTGACTGGATATAGTTTCCTATATCTGGTTCATTAAAAGATATCACATACTGCAATGCAATGAATTTGCACCTCCGCAGAATCCCCACAGCTCCGAGAACGTGGACGGATCACTACTGATATATTGGGACATGACACATGGCTGTCACTGTGCTTGGGCCATTCACTTACCTAGGACAGGGTCTGTGCAGCTCTGACCACACGTGGGGGTGCAGCACTTCTTTACACCAGGACACTCTGTGTCACTTTGACACGTTGGCGCAGGAGGGGGGCTTAAACATTTGGCGACAGACACTGGGCAAGCTCCGAGTATCTCTGCAACACAGAAGGACATTACACTGTGACCAGCGGTGGATTTGCCACTTGACATTACAGGATCGTTTGATGCTGCAGAAGGAGGCGGTCTGGGGGAAGTGCCTATGGGTGGCAACATTTTAAATCCACCACTGACGATGATGTCTATCTGGACGCTTTATGTTGTGAGTGCCATTGCTGCATTCTCTACTTTCAGCCAGCAGATGCCACTAACAGGCATTTGTAATATACCACTTAGAACTGGTGGCTGATCAGTTGTTACTGGGGCTGTGTATCTATTCATCACTATGTACTCTCTGGGAGGGAAACAGAGCTGCGCAAATAGTTAACAATGGAGACACATGGGGCTAAAACAATATACCTagactctccctgcagctggccccaagactctcacccagagagaaagTCACAATATAGAAACACCGAGACGCGAGTGTATgcagcacgtgacgcggaagtgatCCGAGAGCACGGAACCAACGGCGGAGAAGGACACAGGACGCGGGGCGTCTCTGAACTGCCTGGAATTTGTGTATACCGGAGGAACCCAGCGTGAGGCTAGTGAGGAGGAACGCGATACGCCGGACATTCTATGGCGTGATCTAAGGGCCCTGGAAGAACTGCCTCCGACGTGTGCAGTGCTAGCCTGCGGAATATATCTTTTGTATGTGCTTTTATAATACATTCTTTGCACTTTggtacttctctctcccttttccttatttcACAGGTTCTCTGCGAGTAAAGCTGGGATAAGCTTCTGAATCCTGTGAGCCCAGCAGTCGGATTTTGAAGGGAGCCCAGCTGATTTGGATAAAATGGATGTTCCTGAATACCACAGACACAGCTAAGGCCGCATTTCTCTGCTTATCTTGGAAAGGAGATTCTTTAGCTGGATTTTGACTGTGCTACATACAGAGAGCAGTATGGTCCGTTTCTCTTTTTGTCTCTCCTGTGCGCTATAGGGCCATTCCTTCTTCGGTGTTTCTATACGATGTACTCTCTATCTATGTATTTGTAGTAAAAAGGCAGTTCCTGCTTTGTAGTGCTTATTCTCTTCGTCAAATAATAATGTCAGTATATTAAAGGAGAAAAAGCTAATGACCGCATTGTAACACGTTAAAAATTATGGGGCCCATGCTATAAGCTTTCATAAAAAATTATGTCCGGGCCATTTAATTGGCCTGTTTTGTGAGCGTTTctatcacggtatcagaaagcctcgattacctgcgaaagcaaaattcccaaaacgggcgctTGCCGGCGGTGTGGAGATCGCGCCTCTGAAAGACCAAATCCGGCGACTCCTTTCTGCTGCAAAGAAAGCCGCCtccccctgcgcatatctcagcagcaattacatttctttaatataaaatgtatttctagtgtagatgagcaggggtggtctccggagcagaaccgcgttgatttcaggtccggggaccccctgcttcccgagataccagccccgttatagggtgccggggTATCTCTAAATGAGTATTAAACAAGAGACGTATAAGTCTTTAGGGACTCTGGTATTTAGGAGAGATACAGACAAGAAGTGGAACACACACCTCCTTAGACAGACATCCTCGCATCCTGGCGTCACAACCTTGCTAAGTGTTACCTTTCAAAACCTTCACACACTGCATCTGGTTCTTATACACACAGCACTTCTGGTTGGGAGGACAATCCGAATCTCTGCTGCACAGCGGCTTTTCCATGGGGGTGGTACAGGGTAACTGATCAATATAAGAGCGGCAATACCCAGGACGCACTGCAGAGAGAGAAATCAAATACCGTaaatgtgacggtgagggggcaACCAGGCCCAATAatgaaggttaagcccacttggttacccctgacccgtgttttggggtccgagagtgtaagctcttgggcccgggcattgtatatgcattactgtgatTGTGTGCAAAATATGTGACAATTGCCATTTTTGGTGTTTTACCTTTTCCGGAGGTGCTGGGAGCAGGAGATTTTCAGcaggtaagtttcagggtgggtttgccggagaaagtctttacagattgtggctatgtatcggggttctcaagttatgagttaccccagaaatgtatctgggaatcaagtGAGACTCTCGGATACATAGAAGCCCAGTGCTCTGGGCAGACCCcatcctgaaaacgttcttgcgactcaccactaggacgtcctgcttcagcataacagGTATGTTTAAATGTACTATGCTTGGTGCCCAGCtaatgcccaagtcaccctgagcCTGGTATAGCGGTTCAGGGGGCAACTCCAGCTAGGTGATAAAAGCTGAGAGATTTATATTAAAGTGTGGGGCAGGTTTTGCAGAGGGGGGGTATGTTGAATTACCAAAGTGTATTGCAAAATATGCTGGGGCATTGTACCAAGCTGGTGCC comes from Ascaphus truei isolate aAscTru1 chromosome 4, aAscTru1.hap1, whole genome shotgun sequence and encodes:
- the LOC142491875 gene encoding uncharacterized protein LOC142491875, translated to MFCTDLPISKPGICPQDVDYPTCGFILFFEKPECEVDNNCKGKMKCCFSGCKRRCLLPLEAKKDSCPYFDASICKFVRPPPDECHNDNQCPGTDRCCCFNCRRQCTPTELVRPGQCPAVKVACPKILPAPKCQKDSDCPVGKKCCDYCGKNCVTPEKVRPGYCRSYIDQLPCTTPMEKPLCSRDSDCPPNQKCCVYKNQMQCVKVLKEILGACPVSVAKCLSPPPAPTCQSDTECPGVKKCCTPTCGQSCTDPVLEKPGSCPSVLLFFPCLLGLRPQKCDNDIQCPDEQKCCNQGCQMQCVDPTVSRCEYLSNRR